In a genomic window of Gloeocapsopsis dulcis:
- a CDS encoding DUF262 domain-containing protein, whose product MLIAPSEEKMWEHSPTKKLIYKMTDEQINAKYEGGEQRILTEMNREKLPNFVEALKKPGYMDVRPFYQRRSRWDAKKQSRLIESFLINIPVPPIILYEKEYNSYEVMDGQQRITALRDFYENKLKLSGLQLWPELEGRTYEQLPIKIKAGIDRRSISSIVLITESTSDPEEEFFLKRIAFERLNTGGVDLSRQEVRNCLYYGQFNQLLLELASNSIFANAWGIPIHNDAELAQNNLYKKMEDAELVLRFFALRHTEDFHKGMKDFLDIYMMKSLNFSEQDIEILRNIFIKSINIAYEIYSDKLFKPFDPSTETWEKKAYKDYYDAVMVGFSRYLADADIILRRKEKVVEQTKTLFREDKSKLLTGGGKTKADIQERIKLFDNMLSQVIAE is encoded by the coding sequence ATGCTAATTGCACCGTCAGAAGAAAAGATGTGGGAACACTCACCCACAAAAAAACTTATCTATAAAATGACTGATGAGCAAATTAATGCTAAGTATGAAGGCGGAGAGCAAAGAATCCTTACTGAAATGAACCGCGAGAAGCTTCCAAACTTTGTGGAAGCTTTAAAAAAGCCTGGTTACATGGATGTCCGACCTTTTTATCAAAGAAGATCTCGTTGGGATGCAAAGAAGCAATCACGTTTGATTGAGTCATTTCTGATCAACATTCCAGTTCCGCCTATTATTCTTTATGAGAAAGAGTATAATTCTTATGAAGTAATGGATGGGCAGCAGAGAATTACAGCACTTCGTGATTTTTATGAGAATAAATTAAAACTGAGCGGACTACAACTATGGCCAGAGTTAGAAGGACGTACTTATGAGCAACTTCCCATAAAAATTAAAGCAGGTATTGATCGTCGTTCTATATCCTCAATAGTTCTAATTACAGAATCAACTTCTGATCCTGAAGAAGAATTTTTTTTAAAGCGAATTGCCTTTGAGCGACTCAATACAGGTGGTGTAGACTTAAGTCGGCAAGAGGTACGAAATTGCCTATACTACGGTCAATTCAATCAACTTCTGCTTGAGTTGGCAAGCAATTCTATATTTGCAAATGCTTGGGGAATTCCTATACATAATGATGCGGAACTAGCTCAAAACAATTTATATAAAAAAATGGAAGATGCTGAATTGGTTTTACGTTTTTTTGCATTGCGGCATACAGAAGACTTTCATAAAGGCATGAAGGACTTTTTAGATATTTATATGATGAAAAGTTTAAATTTTTCTGAGCAGGATATTGAAATCCTCAGAAATATTTTTATCAAATCTATAAATATAGCTTATGAAATATATAGTGACAAGTTGTTCAAGCCCTTCGATCCTAGCACTGAAACTTGGGAAAAGAAGGCTTACAAAGATTATTACGATGCGGTTATGGTTGGATTCAGTAGATATTTGGCAGATGCAGATATCATCTTGAGAAGAAAGGAAAAAGTAGTTGAACAGACAAAAACGCTTTTTAGGGAAGATAAATCGAAGCTTTTGACAGGTGGAGGTAAAACCAAGGCTGATATTCAGGAGCGAATCAAACTGTTTGATAATATGCTATCTCAGGTCATCGCAGAGTAA
- a CDS encoding ATP-binding protein gives MDTHNSSLIQTLRCHAASLLLYQSVLDNEVGQAFLYLLQTLSDSVDQISCLQAYGNYFKALAASHQSWQDYLTTQILHDDNPFSQQVQQTEAVPPALLAAAKQDLQALQKLYQCSSDILSQWVQVATGLHTPLAVWDHQAKERCEVPFHHTENWESLISDLAAYYRKFGTGLFANRALRWQAGRFVGILHPDTIQLDQLVGYELQKETLLKNTEFLLSGYSALHVLLYGSRGSGKSSLVKALLNQYQDRNLRLIEVAKFDLKDLPEIVEKLRSIPQKFIIFVDDLSFEEDDDAFKALKVVLEGNLTARPQNVIVYATSNRRHLIREFFTDRPQARDREEVHAWDTMQEKLSFSDRFGLTLTFEPADQKTYLSMIRHLAAQAGISISQEDLEYRALQWATRHNGRSGRTARQFVNFLKAELDLFSG, from the coding sequence ATGGATACTCACAACAGTAGCTTAATTCAAACACTAAGATGTCATGCAGCATCATTGCTACTCTACCAATCTGTGCTAGATAACGAAGTTGGTCAAGCTTTTTTGTACTTATTACAAACACTGAGTGACAGTGTAGATCAAATCAGTTGTCTTCAAGCTTATGGCAATTACTTCAAAGCTTTAGCAGCAAGTCACCAAAGTTGGCAAGACTACCTCACGACGCAAATTCTTCACGACGATAACCCATTCTCGCAACAAGTTCAGCAAACAGAAGCTGTTCCACCCGCCCTCTTAGCCGCAGCGAAACAAGATTTACAAGCGTTGCAGAAACTTTATCAATGCAGTAGCGATATTTTGAGTCAGTGGGTGCAAGTAGCAACAGGATTACACACACCACTTGCTGTATGGGATCATCAGGCAAAAGAAAGATGCGAAGTTCCTTTCCATCACACAGAAAATTGGGAAAGTCTGATCTCAGATTTGGCAGCTTATTACCGTAAATTTGGCACAGGTTTATTTGCCAATCGTGCTTTGCGTTGGCAAGCTGGGCGATTTGTTGGTATTTTACATCCAGATACAATTCAACTGGATCAACTTGTAGGTTATGAACTGCAAAAAGAGACTTTACTAAAAAATACCGAATTTCTCCTATCAGGCTATTCTGCACTACACGTACTACTTTATGGTAGTCGCGGTTCGGGAAAATCTTCTTTAGTTAAGGCATTATTAAATCAGTATCAAGATCGCAACCTGCGCTTAATTGAAGTTGCCAAGTTTGATTTAAAAGATTTGCCAGAAATTGTCGAAAAATTGCGGAGTATTCCCCAGAAATTTATTATCTTTGTTGACGATCTTTCTTTTGAGGAAGACGACGATGCGTTTAAAGCTTTAAAAGTTGTTTTAGAAGGTAATTTAACTGCACGTCCGCAAAACGTCATAGTCTATGCTACCTCTAATCGCCGTCATTTAATCCGAGAATTTTTTACTGATAGACCGCAGGCAAGAGATCGCGAGGAGGTTCATGCCTGGGATACAATGCAGGAAAAGCTGTCATTTAGCGATCGCTTCGGCTTAACTTTGACTTTTGAACCCGCAGATCAGAAGACATATCTGAGTATGATTCGCCATCTCGCTGCACAAGCAGGAATTTCTATAAGTCAAGAAGATTTAGAATATCGTGCTTTACAATGGGCAACACGGCATAATGGACGATCAGGACGCACTGCACGACAGTTTGTTAATTTTCTCAAAGCTGAGCTAGATCTATTTTCGGGATGA
- a CDS encoding TMEM14 family protein gives MNIAIIAAIAYGIIALIGGIIGYTQARSTASLISGIISGLLLVAGGVLYLQGQAWGFTLALAVTAILVIVFTIRLVKTRKFMPAGLMLTLGVLTLVMMVLQIGAIA, from the coding sequence ATGAATATAGCTATTATTGCAGCGATCGCCTACGGAATTATTGCTCTGATTGGGGGTATTATTGGTTACACTCAAGCCCGCAGTACTGCATCTTTAATTTCCGGAATCATTAGCGGTTTACTTCTGGTTGCTGGCGGAGTTCTTTACTTACAAGGACAAGCTTGGGGATTTACTTTAGCACTGGCTGTTACAGCTATTTTAGTAATTGTTTTTACTATAAGATTAGTAAAAACGCGTAAATTTATGCCAGCAGGGTTGATGCTGACTTTAGGGGTGCTAACCTTAGTGATGATGGTACTTCAAATCGGAGCGATCGCCTAA
- a CDS encoding ABC transporter permease has translation MTRYFIKRLVGGLFTIWITTIAVTLLIHLVPGDPVQIMYAQSQSTTPEQIEQIRRNLGLDRPIYEQYIMYMGRVLQGDLGTTIRGNQPVLDLLLVRLPNTLLLAVTSLIITMVVGVTAGFFAAYKRGTWIDTTLMTGAILGISIPSFWLGLMLISIFSVRLGWLPVSGTDLKNLILPALTLGLANAASVSRLTRSSMLDVLSQDYMRTARAKGLAETLVLSRHAFRNGMINVVNMLGLQFTYMMGGAIVVENVFGWNGIGRLAIQSIFQRDYPTIQGFILIFATVVVIVSIVLDLLYAWIDPRITYH, from the coding sequence ATGACACGTTATTTTATTAAGCGGTTAGTGGGTGGTTTATTTACAATTTGGATTACGACGATCGCGGTAACTCTTCTGATTCATCTTGTGCCTGGCGATCCGGTGCAAATTATGTATGCGCAATCGCAATCTACAACGCCGGAACAGATAGAACAAATTCGCCGCAATCTCGGACTCGATCGCCCAATTTATGAACAGTACATCATGTATATGGGGCGGGTGTTGCAAGGCGATTTAGGGACAACGATTCGGGGTAATCAGCCAGTATTGGATTTACTGCTTGTTCGGCTACCGAATACGCTATTGCTTGCTGTTACTAGTTTGATTATTACAATGGTTGTCGGTGTGACGGCAGGCTTTTTTGCGGCTTACAAACGCGGAACTTGGATTGATACTACTTTAATGACGGGTGCAATTCTGGGGATTTCTATTCCTAGCTTTTGGTTGGGGTTGATGCTGATCTCGATCTTTTCAGTGCGGTTGGGTTGGTTGCCAGTTTCGGGAACGGATTTGAAAAATCTCATCCTTCCTGCACTCACGCTAGGACTCGCTAATGCGGCGTCAGTATCTCGCCTAACGAGATCTTCGATGCTTGATGTGCTGTCGCAAGACTATATGCGTACCGCACGGGCGAAAGGGTTAGCAGAAACACTTGTGCTGTCGCGTCATGCTTTTCGTAACGGCATGATTAATGTCGTGAATATGTTAGGGCTACAGTTTACCTACATGATGGGTGGTGCGATTGTGGTGGAAAATGTGTTTGGCTGGAATGGTATTGGACGCTTGGCAATTCAATCCATTTTTCAGCGCGACTATCCGACAATTCAAGGCTTTATTCTTATTTTTGCAACCGTTGTTGTCATTGTTTCTATCGTCTTGGATTTACTCTACGCCTGGATTGATCCTCGAATTACATATCACTGA
- a CDS encoding type II toxin-antitoxin system HicB family antitoxin: MKYAIVIEKAEGNYGAYVPDLPGCVATGQTVEETLQQIQEAIEFHLEGMLLHGEVIPEPTSLCQYVDVQVPSVEQTAGTSA; this comes from the coding sequence ATGAAATACGCAATCGTGATTGAAAAAGCAGAGGGTAACTACGGGGCTTACGTTCCTGACCTACCTGGATGTGTAGCAACAGGTCAAACCGTAGAGGAAACATTACAGCAGATACAAGAGGCAATTGAGTTTCATTTGGAGGGGATGCTGCTTCATGGCGAGGTAATTCCTGAACCTACTAGCTTGTGCCAATACGTAGATGTTCAAGTACCATCTGTTGAGCAGACTGCTGGTACGTCAGCATAA
- a CDS encoding IS630 family transposase (programmed frameshift), with product MVKKYIVDLSVEERAELEQFSTTGRHAADQITRARILLKADSNQRGGSWHDKDIAAALDVGVTTVERVRRRFVEFGLKASLVRQPGGGRKQRCLNGEQEAHLVALVCSDAPNGRARWTMRLLADQMVQLGYVESVSHETVRQALKKRTLQPWRQECWVIPPEQNAEFVCQMESVLQVYQQCYHPDFPVVCLDEASKQLVKETVEPVAVKQRQPMRQDYKYERNGTANLFILCEPIVGWRHLKVTKRRTAVDYAYLLRDLVDIHYPDALLITVVQDNLNTHSPSSLYKAFEPAEARRILNRLEFCHTPKHGSWLNMAEIELSILARQCLNRRIPEFAVLQTEVAAWQEQRNHEQTWINWRFNTADARVKLHRLYPSIKA from the exons ATGGTAAAGAAATACATCGTTGACCTGAGTGTTGAAGAACGTGCTGAACTTGAGCAGTTCAGCACCACAGGACGACATGCTGCTGACCAGATCACCCGCGCTCGTATCCTACTCAAAGCAGATAGCAATCAGCGAGGGGGTAGTTGGCATGACAAGGACATAGCAGCAGCATTGGATGTAGGAGTGACAACGGTAGAGCGGGTGCGCCGTCGCTTTGTTGAGTTCGGTCTAAAAGCTTCCTTGGTGCGGCAACCAGGTGGAGGCCGCAAGCAACGCTGCTTAAATGGCGAACAAGAAGCACATTTAGTTGCGTTAGTGTGCAGTGATGCTCCAAACGGTCGCGCCCGATGGACAATGCGGCTACTAGCGGACCAAATGGTGCAATTGGGTTATGTCGAGTCAGTAAGTCATGAAACGGTGAGGCAAGCACTTAAAAAACGAAC ACTTCAGCCTTGGAGACAGGAGTGCTGGGTGATTCCTCCTGAACAAAATGCTGAGTTTGTTTGCCAGATGGAGTCAGTGCTACAAGTGTATCAACAATGTTATCATCCTGACTTTCCCGTTGTCTGTCTCGATGAAGCCAGCAAACAACTTGTTAAAGAAACTGTTGAACCAGTTGCCGTAAAACAAAGACAACCCATGCGGCAGGATTACAAGTATGAACGCAACGGTACAGCGAATCTATTCATACTTTGTGAACCGATAGTAGGATGGCGACATTTAAAAGTTACTAAACGTCGAACAGCAGTGGATTATGCTTATCTGCTCAGGGATTTAGTAGATATCCATTATCCTGATGCCTTGTTGATTACAGTGGTGCAAGATAATCTTAATACCCATTCTCCCTCCTCCTTGTACAAAGCGTTTGAGCCTGCTGAGGCACGGCGTATTCTCAATCGCCTAGAGTTTTGTCACACTCCTAAGCATGGCAGTTGGCTGAATATGGCAGAGATAGAATTGAGCATTTTGGCACGTCAATGCTTGAATCGACGTATTCCAGAGTTTGCCGTGTTGCAAACTGAGGTAGCTGCCTGGCAAGAGCAACGCAATCATGAGCAGACTTGGATTAATTGGCGCTTCAACACCGCCGATGCACGGGTCAAACTGCATCGACTCTACCCCTCAATTAAAGCTTGA
- a CDS encoding Uma2 family endonuclease, giving the protein MSSTEEKTVSQDVEGWDWEPPMPPTDLIFDDGEPLESNRHRIAMNVLIRSLEQAWLERNDFFAGGNMFIYYSSTQARNRDFRGPDFFVALDVDGTKSRQGWVVWEEDGRYPDVIVELMSPSTAEIDKVTKKDIYERTFRTPNYFVYDPFNPSSLQGWQLDASHRYQPLEANKQGWLWCETLGFWLGTWEGTINRETAPWLRFFDSSGNLVLLPEEAAQAKAEQERRKAEQATQQAEQERQKAERLAAQLRALGVEPEV; this is encoded by the coding sequence ATGTCGTCTACTGAAGAAAAGACAGTCTCCCAAGATGTAGAGGGGTGGGATTGGGAACCGCCAATGCCACCTACTGACTTAATTTTCGATGATGGTGAACCCTTGGAAAGCAATCGCCACCGTATTGCAATGAATGTCTTGATTCGGTCGTTGGAACAAGCTTGGTTGGAGCGCAACGATTTTTTTGCAGGCGGTAATATGTTTATTTACTATAGCAGTACTCAAGCGCGTAATCGCGACTTCCGTGGACCCGATTTCTTTGTTGCTTTAGATGTTGATGGCACAAAGTCGCGTCAAGGTTGGGTAGTTTGGGAAGAAGACGGGCGGTATCCAGATGTAATAGTAGAGTTGATGTCGCCTTCGACTGCAGAAATAGACAAGGTAACAAAGAAAGATATCTACGAACGCACGTTTAGAACGCCAAATTATTTTGTCTACGATCCTTTTAATCCTAGTTCTCTACAAGGATGGCAATTAGATGCTAGCCATCGTTATCAACCATTGGAAGCAAATAAACAAGGATGGTTGTGGTGTGAAACGTTAGGCTTTTGGCTGGGAACCTGGGAAGGAACGATAAATAGAGAAACCGCGCCTTGGTTGCGTTTTTTTGATAGTTCTGGCAATTTGGTTTTATTACCAGAGGAAGCAGCACAAGCTAAAGCTGAACAAGAACGCCGAAAAGCTGAACAAGCTACTCAACAAGCTGAACAAGAACGTCAAAAAGCGGAGCGTTTGGCGGCACAATTAAGAGCATTGGGTGTAGAACCAGAAGTATGA
- the nikC gene encoding nickel transporter permease: MTQQITTPPPVTPLPSKKREFRRFLQVLFRSPGAKIGGIILLVTIIVAIFAPAIAPFDPLEMGVGSTLQPPSADHWFGTDDFGRDLFSRIVYGSRLTLRIGLIAVFISITSGVLLGMVAGYAGGWIEAILMRGVDVLFSFTETLIALAAVAVLGPSLTNATIAVGISSIPFYARVTYGAVLVEKNKEYFKAAQAIGAKHFRLIFRHILPNILSPIIVVATVGVSVAVLSASALSFLGLGAQPPSPEWGAILAAGRDYFRRAPWVTTFPGLAIAITVLGFNLLGDGLREALDPQQRRP, translated from the coding sequence ATGACTCAGCAAATTACCACACCACCTCCGGTTACGCCATTGCCGTCTAAGAAGAGGGAATTTCGGCGGTTTTTACAGGTTCTGTTTCGCAGCCCTGGTGCTAAGATTGGCGGCATCATTTTACTGGTAACAATTATTGTCGCTATTTTTGCTCCGGCGATCGCACCTTTTGATCCTCTTGAAATGGGAGTTGGTTCAACTTTGCAACCTCCGAGTGCCGATCACTGGTTTGGTACGGATGATTTTGGACGCGATTTATTTAGCCGAATTGTTTACGGTAGTCGCCTAACATTGCGGATTGGGCTAATTGCGGTGTTTATTTCGATAACATCTGGGGTTTTGCTGGGGATGGTTGCAGGCTATGCTGGAGGCTGGATTGAAGCAATTTTGATGCGGGGAGTTGATGTTTTATTTTCCTTCACTGAGACGCTGATTGCACTGGCAGCTGTGGCGGTACTGGGTCCTAGCTTAACTAATGCAACGATCGCCGTAGGAATTAGTTCGATTCCCTTTTACGCGCGTGTTACCTATGGTGCTGTGCTGGTAGAAAAAAATAAAGAATATTTCAAAGCCGCCCAAGCTATCGGCGCAAAGCATTTTCGCTTGATTTTCCGTCACATTTTACCAAACATTCTTTCACCGATCATTGTGGTTGCAACGGTGGGAGTCTCAGTTGCAGTTCTTTCCGCATCCGCACTGTCATTTCTTGGACTAGGTGCGCAGCCACCTTCTCCCGAATGGGGAGCAATTTTAGCCGCAGGACGCGATTACTTTCGGCGTGCGCCTTGGGTAACAACCTTTCCTGGTTTAGCGATCGCTATTACTGTCTTAGGATTTAATCTTCTCGGTGATGGATTGCGCGAAGCCCTCGATCCGCAACAGCGGAGACCTTGA
- a CDS encoding MAE_28990/MAE_18760 family HEPN-like nuclease produces MFQELLGTVKVNIATIRSLIKTNERLKELAFGGVTLREKFPEHILTPILQDIPRASEWRVYDHCSVVTRLYAIYERFVEDLIKDWLNLLPGLFTRYSDLDERIRNTHLMGVGRLLVELNKNRYEHLSPEEVVRGLFLGVKGEDEYDLLSDAFLFHERNLRKETLEKLFADAGLSNMWTWVDKHQAVRNFVQEIRGNQNTTEGELNELISYRNDAAHGARIDDVLGDKALLELCDFIESLCQALSEFVTSRVIERKKLIGQAREIGKITEWFKKQEAGVAKVDETILLVGNTIFLVSETSYCCQLATIESIQINQIPLQAVQTTNGMEVGLKFDINAKKGLSLYQVNS; encoded by the coding sequence ATGTTTCAAGAGCTTCTGGGAACAGTTAAAGTGAATATTGCTACTATTCGCTCCCTTATTAAAACCAATGAAAGGCTGAAAGAGCTTGCTTTTGGAGGAGTAACTTTACGAGAAAAATTTCCAGAACATATCTTAACACCAATATTGCAGGATATTCCCAGGGCAAGCGAGTGGAGAGTTTATGATCACTGTTCTGTTGTAACGCGACTGTACGCTATTTATGAACGCTTTGTCGAAGATTTGATTAAAGATTGGTTAAATCTACTGCCAGGATTATTCACTCGTTACTCAGACTTAGACGAAAGAATCAGAAATACTCATTTAATGGGTGTAGGGAGATTATTAGTTGAACTAAATAAGAATAGGTATGAACACCTTTCTCCGGAAGAGGTTGTTCGGGGCTTATTCCTTGGAGTTAAAGGTGAAGACGAATATGATCTGTTGTCAGATGCATTTCTTTTTCATGAACGGAACCTACGTAAAGAAACTTTAGAGAAACTATTTGCTGATGCTGGTTTATCAAATATGTGGACTTGGGTAGATAAGCATCAAGCTGTGAGAAATTTTGTCCAAGAGATTAGAGGGAATCAAAATACCACAGAAGGAGAACTTAATGAATTAATCAGCTATCGTAATGATGCAGCGCATGGAGCGCGTATAGATGATGTTCTAGGAGACAAGGCATTATTAGAATTATGTGATTTTATAGAGTCTTTGTGTCAAGCCCTTTCTGAATTTGTTACTTCTCGGGTAATTGAACGTAAAAAGTTAATCGGTCAAGCAAGGGAAATTGGTAAAATTACTGAGTGGTTTAAAAAGCAGGAAGCTGGAGTAGCAAAAGTTGACGAAACAATCTTATTAGTAGGAAACACTATTTTTTTAGTTAGTGAGACGAGTTATTGTTGTCAGTTGGCAACCATTGAAAGTATTCAAATAAATCAAATTCCACTTCAAGCAGTGCAAACCACTAATGGAATGGAAGTTGGGTTGAAATTTGATATAAATGCCAAAAAAGGGTTAAGTCTATATCAAGTAAATAGTTAA
- a CDS encoding ABC transporter substrate-binding protein, with protein MFWQFKSRRGTRSLLGAVLTALLVSACGNNQQTATSPSPGTTPTEGGTLIWARYGDVDSLDPHRTTTTLSWQIFDQIYDTLLAFDDSGEIVSNLASEWQVSDDGREVTFVLNEGITCHDGTPFDANDVKYTADRAIDSQNPSVTRGAWGPIEAVDVVDPQTVRFRFQSPFAAFVSFMADPFASMICNSNQEFGDQFGVSRAVGTGPWQLVSWTRGDEIVLDKNPDYVRYGRPVQNEGAPHLNRLVVRQIPEAQTRLAGLQTGEVQLIVNPPLDDLDAVRGDTNLELHVAENTGQNFFFEFTVSRPPFNDIRARQAVAHAIDVDAALRVAFDEGLVERERCPISRGVFGNDQEFCAKYGYEHNPDRARQLLAEMSYGANQPMEVILMTSTGDNRERMVQVFQSQLAQVGSNAKIETMDIGTLNARVKQENERTTGISTFDMMDWAWFDPDILYQLWHSPGAYSGYQSPELDALLERTRTTVDATQRREAVNDVMEYLLTNAVHIPLYTPGSLWVYATRSQVQGFKIGPFNRPVFNDVRLQ; from the coding sequence ATGTTTTGGCAATTTAAATCGAGAAGGGGAACGCGATCGCTATTAGGCGCAGTATTAACAGCACTCTTAGTTAGTGCCTGTGGTAATAATCAGCAAACTGCAACTAGTCCATCTCCAGGTACAACACCAACTGAGGGAGGAACATTAATCTGGGCACGTTATGGAGATGTAGATTCCCTCGATCCGCATCGCACAACAACAACGCTATCGTGGCAAATTTTTGACCAGATTTACGACACGTTATTGGCATTTGATGACAGCGGTGAGATTGTCTCTAATCTTGCTAGTGAGTGGCAAGTTAGTGATGATGGCAGAGAAGTTACATTTGTTCTCAATGAAGGAATTACGTGTCACGACGGTACACCGTTTGATGCAAATGACGTAAAGTACACTGCCGATCGCGCCATTGATAGCCAGAATCCTAGTGTAACGCGTGGGGCGTGGGGACCAATTGAAGCTGTGGATGTTGTCGATCCGCAAACAGTCCGATTTAGGTTTCAATCGCCGTTTGCTGCTTTTGTCTCCTTTATGGCAGATCCTTTTGCAAGTATGATTTGCAACAGCAATCAGGAGTTTGGCGATCAGTTTGGTGTCTCGCGGGCAGTTGGTACAGGTCCATGGCAACTTGTGAGTTGGACACGCGGCGACGAAATTGTGTTGGATAAGAATCCAGACTACGTTCGCTATGGTCGCCCAGTACAAAACGAAGGTGCGCCTCATTTAAATAGGCTTGTAGTAAGGCAAATTCCTGAAGCCCAAACCCGACTTGCAGGTTTACAAACGGGAGAAGTACAACTCATTGTTAACCCACCACTCGATGACTTGGATGCGGTGCGCGGTGATACCAATTTGGAATTACACGTCGCAGAAAATACTGGACAGAACTTTTTCTTTGAGTTTACCGTTTCCCGTCCACCGTTTAATGATATCCGCGCGCGTCAAGCTGTTGCGCATGCGATTGATGTTGATGCTGCACTGCGAGTCGCTTTTGATGAAGGGTTAGTAGAACGCGAACGCTGTCCGATTAGTCGGGGTGTTTTTGGTAACGATCAAGAGTTTTGTGCAAAGTATGGCTACGAACATAATCCCGATCGCGCAAGACAACTGTTGGCGGAGATGAGTTATGGTGCAAATCAACCAATGGAAGTGATTCTCATGACTTCCACAGGTGACAACCGCGAACGCATGGTACAAGTCTTTCAAAGTCAATTGGCGCAAGTAGGTAGTAATGCCAAAATCGAAACGATGGACATTGGTACACTCAATGCTCGCGTCAAACAAGAGAATGAAAGAACTACAGGCATTAGTACATTTGACATGATGGATTGGGCATGGTTCGATCCTGATATTCTCTATCAACTTTGGCATTCCCCTGGCGCATATAGTGGCTACCAATCACCGGAATTGGATGCCCTATTGGAGAGAACGCGCACGACGGTGGACGCAACACAGCGTAGAGAAGCGGTTAATGATGTAATGGAATATTTGCTAACAAATGCTGTACACATTCCACTGTACACACCAGGGTCGTTGTGGGTTTATGCGACGCGATCGCAGGTGCAAGGTTTTAAAATTGGTCCTTTTAATCGACCTGTGTTTAATGATGTGAGGCTGCAATAA